One genomic region from Xyrauchen texanus isolate HMW12.3.18 chromosome 4, RBS_HiC_50CHRs, whole genome shotgun sequence encodes:
- the gfm2 gene encoding ribosome-releasing factor 2, mitochondrial, with protein sequence MHLSVAIPILRGYIRHLKNGSSLPYRWRVTWKRNYSFFRDDVKSPRAVVNPDISKIRNIGIMAHIDAGKTTTTERMLYYSGYTRALGDVDDGDTVTDYMAQERERGITIQSAAVTFDWKDHRINLIDTPGHVDFTLEVERALRVLDGAVAVFDASAGVEAQTLTVWRQAEKHKIPCVCFLNKMDKPAASLSYSIDSIKTKLKANPVLLQIPIGSGKGFTGLVDLITKQKIIWQRTSLSGDGRAYEIRALQSSDDVEVLQAFNEARGTLIEQLADLDDEFAELLLGEYSENFDAVPAGKLQEAVRRVTLARKGVPVLCGSSLKNKGVQPLLDAITAYLPAPNERHHDLVRWYKDDLCALAFKVIHDKQRGPLVFVRIYSGSMKAQSAVYNINRNGTERMSRLLLPFADQHVEIPSLSAGNIALTVGLKQTVTGDTIVSSKASAAAAVRRAHAETESERVSHRERNSLVLAGVEVPEPVFFCSIEPPSMAKQADLEHALSCLQREDPSLKVRTDPDSGQTILCGMGELHIEIIHDRIKREYNIETQLGPLQVAYRETILQSASATDTLDRTLGDKRHVVSVELTVHAWTDSATSCDNNFEEEVQAQLPADVREAVENGVQSAYLQGPVLGFPIQGVQTVIQHVGLGPGTSAAMVSACVSRCMLKALRQAGGQVLEPVMALEVTVGEEHLSSVLADLAQRRGIVCDIQSRQENKVLLATVPLAEIMGYSTVLRTLTSGNATFSLELSSYEPMNAQDQNTLLNKMAGLA encoded by the exons ATGCATTTGAGTGTAGCGATCCCCATTCTGCGAGGA TACATCAGACACCTGAAGAACGGGTCCTCGCTGCCATACAGATGGAGAGTGACATGGAAAAGAAATTACAGCTTCTTTCGAG ATGATGTGAAATCGCCTAGAGCGGTGGTCAACCCAGACATCTCAAA AATTCGTAACATTGGCATCATGGCACATATAGATGCAGGAAAGACCACGACGACGGAGAGAATGCTGTACTATTCTGGATACACGCGAGCTCTGGGAG ATGTGGATGATGGAGACACTGTAACTGATTACATGGCccaggagagggagagagggatcACTATCCAGTCAGCTGCTGTAACCTTTGACTGGAAGGATCATAGGATTAACCTCATAGACACACCAG GTCATGTTGATTTTACTCTGGAGGTGGAGAGAGCTTTACGAGTGTTGGATGGAGCAGTTGCTGTGTTTGATGCCTCTGCTGGCGTAGAG GCTCAAACCCTGACTGTGTGGCGGCAGGCAGAAAAACATAAAATCCCTTGTGTGTGCTTCCTAAACAAGATGGACAAACCTGCAGCTAG CCTGAGTTACTCTATAGACAGCATAAAGACCAAACTAAAGGCCAACCCTGTTCTCCTTCAG ATCCCTATTGGCTCAGGGAAGGGCTTCACAGGATTGGTGGACTTAATCACCAAGCAGAAAATTATATGGCAGAGGACTTCACTATCAGGTGATGGTCGTGCTTATGAGATCAGAGCCCTCCAGTCCTCAGATGATGTGGAAGTGCTCCAGGCCTTCAATGAGGCCAGAGGAACCCTCATTGAACAG TTAGCAGATCTTGATGATGAGTTTGCTGAGCTGCTGTTGGGAGAGTACAGTGAAAACTTTGATGCAGTTCCTGCAGGGAAA tTGCAGGAGGCAGTGAGGAGAGTGACATTAGCTCGTAAGGGAGTGCCTGTATTGTGTGGAAGTTCTCTGAAAAATAAAGGGGTTCAACCTCTGCTGGATGCCATCACTGCATATCTCCCCGCCCCCAATGAGAGGCACCATGACCTTGT GCGCTGGTATAAAGATGATCTGTGTGCACTGGCATTTAAAGTGATCCATGACAAGCAGAGGGGTCCATTGGTGTTTGTTAGAATCTACTCAGGAAGCATGAAGGCGCAGTCAGCTGTGTACAACATCAACAGGAATGGAAC GGAGAGAATGAGTCGTCTTCTTTTACCTTTTGCCGATCAGCACGTAGAGATCCCTTCCTTGTCAGCAGGAAACATTGCGCTCACGGTGGGACTCAAACAG ACAGTGACAGGTGACACCATAGTCTCCTCCAAAGCCTCTGCGGCAGCTGCAGTGCGGAGAGCTCATGCGgaaactgagagcgagagggtCTCGCACAgggagcgcaacagtctggtgcTTGCTGGGGTGGAAGTCCCTGAGCCTGTCTTCTTCTGTTCTATTGAACCTCCTTCTATGGCCAAACAAGCAGATCTGGAGCATGCGCTCAGCTGCCTGCAGAGGGAAGACCCCAGTCTCAAAGTCAGAACAGACCCTGACTCTGGACAG ACAATACTGTGCGGCATGGGGGAGCTGCACATTGAGATTATCCATGACCGTATCAAGAGAGAGTATAACATTGAAACCCAACTAGGACCACTGCAGGTAGCCTACAGAGAGACCATCCTCCAATCTGCATCAGCCACAG ACACATTAGATCGTACCCTGGGAGATAAGAGGCATGTTGTTAGTGTGGAGCTTACAGTCCATGCTTGGACGGATTCTGCAACTTCCTGTGACAACAACTTTGAGGAGGAAGTACAAGCCCAGCTCCCTGCTGATGTCAGAGAGGCAGTGGAAAACGGAGTTCAAAGTGCATACCTCCAAG GTCCTGTGTTGGGTTTTCCCATACAGGGAGTACAAACAGTTATCCAGCATGTAGGTTTGGGACCAGGCACTTCTGCAGCCATGGTTTCAGCATGTGTGTCTCGCTGCATGCTCAAG GCTCTGAGGCAGGCAGGAGGGCAGGTGTTGGAGCCAGTGATGGccctggaagtgacagtggggGAGGAGCATCTAAGTTCTGTGCTAGCAGACCTGGCCCAGCGCCGCGGCATTGTATGCGACATCCAAAGTCGGCAGGAAAACAAGGTTTTGCTGGCTACAGTTCCTTTGGCAGAGATTATG GGCTACTCTACTGTTCTACGCACTTTGACCTCTGGAAATGCCACCTTTTCTCTGGAGCTGTCCAGCTATGAGCCCATGAACGCTCAGGACCAGAACACACTGCTCAACAAGATGGCTGGACTGGCTTGA